A window from Hemicordylus capensis ecotype Gifberg chromosome 2, rHemCap1.1.pri, whole genome shotgun sequence encodes these proteins:
- the TMEM100 gene encoding transmembrane protein 100 isoform X2: MTDEPIKEILGVSKCPQCATLEKSNNNACRITAVPLVSECQLTAATGGAELSCYRCTIPFGVVILIAGVVVTAVAYIFNSHGSIISVLGLVLLSSGLLLLASSVLCWKIRQRNKKAKRRESQTALVANQRSLLA; this comes from the coding sequence ATGACAGATGAGCCTATCAAAGAGATCTTGGGAGTCTCCAAATGTCCCCAATGTGCAACTCTGGAGAAAAGCAACAACAATGCCTGCAGGATCACAGCCGTCCCTTTGGTGAGCGAATGCCAGCTGACCGCTGCTACAGGGGGAGCCGAACTCTCCTGTTACCGTTGCACGATCCCATTTGGTGTGGTGATTCTCATTGCCGGGGTGGTGGTCACAGCTGTGGCATACATCTTCAACTCCCATGGCTCCATCATCTCGGTGCTTGGATTGGTCCTCTTGTCATCTGGACTCCTTTTGCTGGCCTCGAGCGTGTTGTGCTGGAAAATCCGACAGCGTAACAAAAAGGCAAAGAGGCGAGAAAGCCAGACGGCTCTAGTGGCAAACCAGAGGAGCCTGCTTGCTTAA
- the TMEM100 gene encoding transmembrane protein 100 isoform X1 has translation MLGTGQSWPLSWVGYLDAITESQASSSKPDLGCRLTQQKPINSSKMTDEPIKEILGVSKCPQCATLEKSNNNACRITAVPLVSECQLTAATGGAELSCYRCTIPFGVVILIAGVVVTAVAYIFNSHGSIISVLGLVLLSSGLLLLASSVLCWKIRQRNKKAKRRESQTALVANQRSLLA, from the exons ATGCTAGGCACTGGACAGTCCTGGCCTCTATCTTGGGTGGGATATCTGGATGCCATCACAGAAT CTCAGGCATCTTCATCAAAACCTGATCTAGGCTGCAGGCTGACTCAGCAGAAGCCAATCAATAGTTCCAAGATGACAGATGAGCCTATCAAAGAGATCTTGGGAGTCTCCAAATGTCCCCAATGTGCAACTCTGGAGAAAAGCAACAACAATGCCTGCAGGATCACAGCCGTCCCTTTGGTGAGCGAATGCCAGCTGACCGCTGCTACAGGGGGAGCCGAACTCTCCTGTTACCGTTGCACGATCCCATTTGGTGTGGTGATTCTCATTGCCGGGGTGGTGGTCACAGCTGTGGCATACATCTTCAACTCCCATGGCTCCATCATCTCGGTGCTTGGATTGGTCCTCTTGTCATCTGGACTCCTTTTGCTGGCCTCGAGCGTGTTGTGCTGGAAAATCCGACAGCGTAACAAAAAGGCAAAGAGGCGAGAAAGCCAGACGGCTCTAGTGGCAAACCAGAGGAGCCTGCTTGCTTAA